The proteins below are encoded in one region of Deltaproteobacteria bacterium:
- a CDS encoding lysophospholipid acyltransferase family protein, whose translation MKDAFYQILITLSNRMGLWVFRFMAWFIASGYFFLFPGRVAISLRFYRALFPSRGLLHHLWCAWRQYHNFVNVYMDRFLIFDEHTVAITHEGWELLEDAVNRKAGGIILMSHVGNWEIAAHMLKVRGRNNQGMKLLLYLGQKHKDQIERTQKESLVQSGIKIIVAEEDTVSPADIIEGINFLKAGGLVSLTGDRIWRKDQRSLPVRFLGHEAFLPETPFIFALLSGTPLYLFFAFRTGKQKYHFQILPPQYVHAQDRNDRQEAIGRAAQLYADRLLEMVRQHPFEWYHFEPFIGQRLDEQ comes from the coding sequence ATGAAGGATGCTTTCTACCAGATTTTAATCACCCTTTCAAATCGAATGGGTCTGTGGGTGTTTCGGTTCATGGCCTGGTTTATTGCCTCCGGATATTTTTTCCTTTTTCCGGGAAGGGTGGCAATAAGTCTTCGATTTTACAGGGCGCTCTTTCCGTCAAGGGGGCTGTTGCATCACCTCTGGTGCGCATGGAGGCAATATCACAATTTCGTCAATGTCTATATGGACCGGTTTCTCATCTTCGATGAACATACTGTTGCCATCACCCATGAGGGGTGGGAACTCCTTGAGGATGCCGTAAATAGAAAGGCGGGCGGCATTATTCTTATGTCCCATGTGGGAAACTGGGAAATTGCAGCTCATATGCTTAAAGTTCGGGGCCGGAACAATCAGGGGATGAAACTGCTTCTTTACCTGGGTCAAAAACACAAGGACCAGATTGAGCGTACGCAGAAGGAGAGCCTTGTCCAGAGCGGCATTAAGATTATCGTTGCGGAAGAGGATACCGTGTCGCCTGCCGATATCATCGAAGGCATCAACTTTCTGAAGGCAGGCGGATTGGTTTCTCTGACGGGCGACCGCATATGGCGCAAAGACCAGCGTTCCCTGCCGGTTCGATTCCTTGGGCATGAGGCATTCCTGCCGGAAACTCCCTTCATATTTGCCCTGCTTTCCGGAACGCCCCTTTACCTTTTTTTCGCGTTTCGAACGGGGAAACAGAAATACCACTTTCAAATCCTGCCGCCTCAATATGTCCATGCACAAGACCGTAACGACAGACAGGAAGCTATTGGAAGGGCAGCGCAGCTCTATGCCGACCGCCTTCTGGAAATGGTTCGTCAACATCCCTTTGAATGGTACCATTTTGAACCTTTTATAGGACAGAGACTTGATGAGCAATGA
- a CDS encoding radical SAM protein: MSNDRTVKKRKIYFINPKTPEHFWAMRGALDIVGKHKTLMPNTALLTLIALTPDDVPVEYIFCDENIAPVDWNISCDLVGITGYTLQFERMQAISARFRERGIPVVVGGTYATLDPGKVTDIADILFIGEAEYTWPQFLRDWTAGTANPVYKQDAFIDMKDSPAPDLSYLSAKDYLYFSVQTSRGCPNNCDFCDVIRIMGRKYRSKSIDQIMYEVKNAHAYGAETIFFSDDNFLVNKKFTTDLLQEIITWNRTLDRPLSFSTQATVMIGAEDDLLKLLADARFSVLFLGLETISKECLEEVNKGQMSLYNPYEVIPRISRYGIVPFLGMIVGFDHDTPAVFGEIEEFLEKTASPIASISVLNAPKNTALYERMKKEGRLIEDFRGFWHLTTNFTPKQMTLQELYLGHKNLLKKLYEPEHFERRMIQWLENVRYFSDLYSTKKKDFYRFFRILRILRHFLFRAPPSVRAMFWNILKAAWKINPRLISRAMSVLVQYWHYYDFGHKDSGQKAGLVEEVTTD, translated from the coding sequence ATGAGCAATGATCGCACCGTGAAAAAAAGAAAAATATACTTCATCAATCCCAAAACTCCGGAACATTTTTGGGCAATGCGGGGCGCCCTTGACATTGTGGGAAAGCATAAAACACTTATGCCCAATACCGCCCTGCTCACCTTAATTGCTCTGACCCCTGATGACGTGCCTGTCGAATACATTTTCTGCGATGAAAATATTGCACCTGTCGATTGGAACATATCATGTGATCTCGTTGGGATTACCGGCTACACACTTCAATTTGAGCGAATGCAAGCGATAAGCGCGCGATTCAGAGAGCGCGGCATACCTGTTGTCGTAGGCGGCACGTATGCTACTCTTGACCCCGGCAAAGTAACCGATATTGCGGATATTCTCTTTATCGGCGAGGCGGAATATACCTGGCCTCAATTTTTGCGGGACTGGACGGCAGGCACGGCCAATCCTGTCTATAAACAGGATGCATTTATTGACATGAAAGACAGCCCTGCGCCTGATCTATCGTACCTGTCGGCAAAGGACTACCTCTATTTCTCGGTGCAGACGAGCCGCGGATGCCCAAATAACTGCGACTTCTGCGACGTTATACGGATTATGGGAAGAAAGTACCGGAGCAAGTCCATTGATCAAATTATGTACGAGGTGAAAAATGCCCATGCATACGGCGCTGAAACCATATTTTTCTCCGACGACAATTTTCTTGTTAACAAAAAATTCACCACTGACCTCTTACAGGAAATTATCACATGGAATAGAACCCTTGATCGGCCCCTTTCCTTCAGCACGCAGGCAACCGTGATGATCGGTGCAGAAGACGATCTCCTGAAGCTCCTCGCCGATGCGCGATTCAGTGTCCTTTTCCTCGGGCTCGAAACGATCAGCAAGGAATGCCTTGAGGAAGTCAATAAGGGACAGATGTCCCTCTATAATCCCTACGAGGTGATCCCCCGCATTTCACGGTATGGGATTGTCCCTTTTCTCGGAATGATCGTCGGATTCGATCATGACACCCCTGCCGTATTTGGAGAAATCGAGGAGTTCCTTGAAAAAACGGCAAGCCCTATCGCCTCGATCAGTGTTCTCAACGCACCGAAAAACACTGCGCTGTACGAAAGGATGAAGAAGGAAGGCCGTCTCATTGAAGACTTCAGGGGATTCTGGCACCTTACTACCAATTTCACTCCAAAACAAATGACCCTGCAGGAACTCTATCTGGGACATAAGAATTTATTGAAAAAATTATATGAACCCGAGCATTTTGAACGGCGCATGATTCAATGGCTTGAAAATGTGCGCTATTTCTCCGATCTCTATTCCACAAAGAAGAAAGATTTTTACAGATTCTTCCGCATACTAAGAATCCTGCGGCATTTTCTTTTCCGGGCGCCTCCATCCGTACGGGCCATGTTCTGGAATATTCTGAAAGCAGCGTGGAAGATCAATCCACGCCTCATCTCGCGAGCCATGTCGGTGTTGGTCCAATACTGGCACTACTACGACTTCGGACACAAGGACTCAGGGCAGAAAGCAGGGCTTGTAGAAGAGGTAACTACCGACTAG